A stretch of DNA from Paenibacillus sp. FSL W8-0186:
TCCGCATGCAAATCCTTAATCTATGGCTCAGTATACAAACAAAAAGACAGTGCTCACACTGTCTACCGTCATCCATCTGCTCTGTACCCATGACTCCAGTCATGGATGTAAAATTTACTTTCTTTCTATACGACCTTATGCCGGATCGCATAAATGGCAAGCTGGGTCCTGTCGCGTAATTCCAGCTTATCCATCAGCTGGCTCATGTGATTTTTCACCGTTCCAACGGACAGCCCCAGTTCTTCGGAAATCTCCCGATTGCTGCGTCCTTCGCCGACAAGCTTGAGTACATCTAGCTCTCGCGGCGTAATAGCAGGATCGATGGAACGCTCTTCCTCCGCTTCGGTTCGGCGAAGCAAGCGTGGAATGACCTTGGCTGCCACATCGTCCTGCAAAGATAATCCGCCAGACATGCAGCTGCGGATCGAGCGAATCAAAGCTTCGGGTTCAGCGTCCTTGAGCAGGTATCCGCTCGCACCGCATTTCAACGCCTCCAGCGCATATTCATCATCGTTAAACGTAGTAAGCATCAGCACTTTCCGCTCCGGCCATCTGCCGCGAATGATGCGCGCCGCCTCGAGACCGTCCATAACCGGCATCTGGATATCGAGAATGGCCAAATCGAACAAATACCGTTCATTCAAATCGACCGCCTCCCGGCCATTGGCGGCTTCCCCCGTAACACGAAGCTGGTCATCTGTCTCTATCATCATTTTTAAGCCTTGGCGAACCATCGCCTGATCCTCGGCCAGCAATATTCTGATCATCCGGTCGTCTCTCCTTGGGTCATATGTAAGTTTAGCGGCAGCACGCCGCTTACAATAAAACGGTCATGGTGCTGAAGGATTTCCAGCCGGCCATGATGGCTCTCCATCCGTTCCCGCATCGATTGCAGCCCGAAGCCTTCCTTGAAATGGTCGATTGGAGTTCCAGGGTTCGCAATCTCAAAGCGGAATACCCTGCCCCCAGGCGCTTCAAAAGTGACCTCGGCCTCCCGGGATCTGCTGTGCTTCATGATATTCGTCAGGGCTTCCTGCACGGCGCGATATACCGCGATCGACTGCTCATTTGTTAACGGCGCGGACATCGCCCCATGCTTCACTGTAAAATGGATCTTGATCAGGCTCTCCGCCTCCAGCTTGCGGATCAGCCTCATGATTGCCGGTAATCCGCCAGGCTCACTCCGCTTCAGAGCCTTGACGGCGCTTCTCGTCTCCTCCAGACTCTCCCGCGCCAGCTCCTTCAGCTGCCGGGCCTGCAACTCTGTCTCGCCTTTGGCCTGCAAGCGAAACACTTCGAGCTGCATTAACAGCGCCGTCAGCTTGTGCCCGACCGAATCATGAATTTCCCGGCCAATCTGGGCGCGTTCTTCCTGCCGGGCCAGT
This window harbors:
- a CDS encoding response regulator transcription factor, with amino-acid sequence MIRILLAEDQAMVRQGLKMMIETDDQLRVTGEAANGREAVDLNERYLFDLAILDIQMPVMDGLEAARIIRGRWPERKVLMLTTFNDDEYALEALKCGASGYLLKDAEPEALIRSIRSCMSGGLSLQDDVAAKVIPRLLRRTEAEEERSIDPAITPRELDVLKLVGEGRSNREISEELGLSVGTVKNHMSQLMDKLELRDRTQLAIYAIRHKVV
- a CDS encoding sensor histidine kinase — encoded protein: MRTYWVWLTLFGASWVCALLHVSSNAAMLAPRLMGSAFFFAAYFISPLLRAKPLLLMINLSAASITASIVLWPESSGTANPYAILVFTLLAGKAVFRLPQAHAWFAGVVIVLSAIAPEAAQYPSLPPVYLALYAVMLAAGLIVFRISWKRGEEAEARNEALLSEYRKMKRRVASDEELARQEERAQIGREIHDSVGHKLTALLMQLEVFRLQAKGETELQARQLKELARESLEETRSAVKALKRSEPGGLPAIMRLIRKLEAESLIKIHFTVKHGAMSAPLTNEQSIAVYRAVQEALTNIMKHSRSREAEVTFEAPGGRVFRFEIANPGTPIDHFKEGFGLQSMRERMESHHGRLEILQHHDRFIVSGVLPLNLHMTQGETTG